TCAAGCCACGCTTTTGTCTCGCCAAGCGTTGGCCCACCTCGCCGCCCCGTGGACAACCTTGTTTAACTTCTCCCTCGGGGAAGTTCCCACCGCTTTAGGTTTGTCCTTACCCAGTTTGACAATTTTTAAGGAGATTTCTTGTGTCCACAGTAGCTTTGTTGATGATGAACATGATGCTAGCCAGCGAACAGCCCCGCACTTATGCCGAGGCTTATCGCCAAACCAATGAAAATGGCAAGCCTCTGGTGGTGTTGGTAGGAACCAAATGGTGCCCCGGTTGCATCAAGATGAAGGAAGAAGTCATTCCACAAATGCAAGAGCATGGAACCCTGTCCAAGGTCAACTTTACAGAGGTCGACGCCGAGACCGACACCGAATTGGCCGGACAATTACTAAACGGCCGCAAATTGCCCCAATTGGTCATGTTTATCAAAACTGATTCCGGCTGGAAAAAAACGCAGATGGTCGGAGCCAAGTCTGAGGCCGAAATCGACGCTTTCTTACAAAATAACATGGCCAAACCAACAGTCCGCTTTAGCAGTGTGCAAACTCCAGCTAGGTAATCGCCCTGTTTAATGTCTCAAAATGCGACTTCCGGAAAAGATGTAGCATTTCTGGTACTGACCAGGACAACTGATTAAAAAAACAAAGAGGAACTGGCCAAAAAAAGCCAGTTCCTCTGTTGTTAATGCCATCGACAAAAAATGTTTGACCGTAACGCCTGCAAACACCCCAAAATAATCCAACGCCTAAGCGTCATGTGGAAATTAAATTCTGGAGGGAAAAACCAACTCTGGGGCGACAGGCGGTCTTTTAATCAAGCGTTTACACTAAATCCAGCTTGCGCTTTCTTTGCTTTGAGATTCGGCATTCCAAGCAAACACCCGTGATAATCCAGCGGTGGCCGCTTACACGAAACTGGTACTGCTTGGCGACTGATTCCCTCAATTCCTGTAGTTCGGAACTTTGGAATTCAATTAATTTATCACAATCCGTGCAGTGGAGATGATCATGTTGGGGGTAGCCGTAGTCATGCTCATAGACGGCCCGCCCATTCAAGGTCATCTTGCGTAAGAGCCCGGCATCGACCATTTCCGAAAGTGTCCGATAGACAGTGGGCCGGCTGACATGTTCCTTATGTTCTGTTTGCAATAAGTCCGCCAAGAGTTGATCCGCGTCAAAATGCTCATGTCGCGCAGCGACCTGTTGCACGATGATTCTTCGCTGCTGGGTGACTCGTTTTCCACGACTTTGCAAAAACTCTTCAAAACGAGCCAAAGGTGTCAACGCAACCTGCACCGTTTCTAATTTGTATTCTGTCGTCATAATAATCCTAACTATCTGTTAAATATAGAGTTGCGCAAAACAAGCCTATTCCTCCACGGTTGATCGCTCATTTCCATTTTAGGCGATCAAACCGAGGTTACAAGCTTAACAAAAATTTGCCCTTCGTCCTGGGCGATTCTCTTTATAAAACCCAGACAGAAGGCCAAAAATGAGACCAGGAGATATTTTTCAAATATCTTATTGTCAAAAATGCCAAAAGTCCTAGAATATAGTTACAAGATCGATTTACATGAAAACTGTGCCAACAACCATCGAAAGTTCTGACGCCGGACTGATTTGCCTGTTGCGCAATCAGGGTCCACAGAGTATTTCACAAATCTCGCAGTCCATGAATGTTACAGCTACGGCTGTGCGTCAGCGGTTGGCACGACTGATGAGTTTGGGTTTGATTGTCAGAAAACCTTGGAAAGCTCCTCGCGGACGTCCTGGGCATCATTACACCCTGACCGAAGAAGGATTACGGAGCGGAAGTAACAACTTTGCCGATTTAACGATCGTCATTTGGCAAGAAATTCGGGACATCCGTGACCCCCAAATTCGCACGGGCTTACTCCAGCGTCTGGCCCAGCGATTTGCCAAGGAATATGCCCCGCGGGTGCAAGGATCATCCCTTCGGGAACGATTAGAGTCGATCGCCCGCATTTTTACCGAAAAAAGCATTCCTTTTAACGTGGAGACCGCCACCTTCGAGTCACCCAGTAAAAACAACGTTATTAGCACAAGTGATCCAGATAATAAGGTTAGCGGGACAAATAGTGCATCGCTAACCCCAAATTCATCCGCTTTGCCGATCCTCACCGCCCATGCATGCCCTTACCCGGCACTGGCAGAACAGGATCGGGGAATTTGCGCGGTGGAAAATTTGATGTTAAGCGAGTTAGTGGGCCAACGGATGAAACTAACAGAGTGCCGGTTAGACGGCGGGGCCTGTTGCCGCTTTGAAACCTCGCCTTAGGCGTCTATAATGCCGGGCTGGGTTTGTGTGGAATAAATGCAATTTTTACAACATTTTATGAGGATTACGTCAAACATGACACTCCCCTGGATTGAAGGCCGGTTTGAAGAAAACGTCATCACCACCACGGTAGAACAAGCGATCAATTGGGCCCGGCAATCCAGTTTGTGGCCGATGACCTTTGGGCTGGCGTGCTGCGCGATTGAAATGATGGCCGCGGGGGCCAGCCGGTATGACCTTGATCGGTTTGGTGCGGGTGCGTTTCGCGCAACACCCCGCCAGGCGGATTTGATGATTGTGGCGGGAACGGTCACCTACAAAATGGCCAGCCGGGTGCGCCGTTTATACAACTTGATGCCCGATCCCAAGTACGTGATTGCCATGGGTGCCTGCACCACGGGTGGCGGTCCCTACTTTAAGTGGGGTTATCACGTGGTCAAGGGCGTGGACTTGGTCGT
Above is a genomic segment from Pirellulales bacterium containing:
- a CDS encoding thioredoxin family protein produces the protein MSTVALLMMNMMLASEQPRTYAEAYRQTNENGKPLVVLVGTKWCPGCIKMKEEVIPQMQEHGTLSKVNFTEVDAETDTELAGQLLNGRKLPQLVMFIKTDSGWKKTQMVGAKSEAEIDAFLQNNMAKPTVRFSSVQTPAR
- a CDS encoding transcriptional repressor, with product MTTEYKLETVQVALTPLARFEEFLQSRGKRVTQQRRIIVQQVAARHEHFDADQLLADLLQTEHKEHVSRPTVYRTLSEMVDAGLLRKMTLNGRAVYEHDYGYPQHDHLHCTDCDKLIEFQSSELQELRESVAKQYQFRVSGHRWIITGVCLECRISKQRKRKLDLV
- a CDS encoding winged helix DNA-binding protein, producing MKTVPTTIESSDAGLICLLRNQGPQSISQISQSMNVTATAVRQRLARLMSLGLIVRKPWKAPRGRPGHHYTLTEEGLRSGSNNFADLTIVIWQEIRDIRDPQIRTGLLQRLAQRFAKEYAPRVQGSSLRERLESIARIFTEKSIPFNVETATFESPSKNNVISTSDPDNKVSGTNSASLTPNSSALPILTAHACPYPALAEQDRGICAVENLMLSELVGQRMKLTECRLDGGACCRFETSP
- a CDS encoding NADH-quinone oxidoreductase subunit B family protein, translating into MTLPWIEGRFEENVITTTVEQAINWARQSSLWPMTFGLACCAIEMMAAGASRYDLDRFGAGAFRATPRQADLMIVAGTVTYKMASRVRRLYNLMPDPKYVIAMGACTTGGGPYFKWGYHVVKGVDLVVPVDVYVPGCPPRPESLLEGLMRIQDKIMGHKIAKRLEGPGKISDELPVPHHSGYVSPPFDTDLVFDHQKITG